Proteins co-encoded in one Nonomuraea helvata genomic window:
- a CDS encoding glycosyltransferase family 2 protein — MIPLLSVVVPVYNVEPYITECLKSLAAQTLDDIEVVLVDDGSSDGSRRIAEDFAAQDDRFVLLGQRNLGPGPARNAGLRQARGTYLAFADSDDVVPPDAYRRLVDTLAETGSDLACGAVGRLVDGVLEESTLHEKAFRRPELCTHITDKQVLVRDRTVWNKVYRRDFWERGGLAFAPGIYEDVPVAMQAHVLATSVDMIGDVVYHWRKRDAGETSITQRRAELPNLYERLAAIRSVRAFLDERAPELLDGFDALVLEKDIIFLFQALEACEESGPLLQLADAWLTTLSPRALATAPSLRRLELHLIRRGMVDELRQVREFRRACEDGTRIVPRGRRTTNWYGDYPFFRKRRRLRIPDEVFDARDEVRLVARVEECTWTGAEYHLRGQVAFHRVDRKVSKVDLWLSDGRRRVPLEVRRTGRHGMAATVDPERLQGGGPSWRLQVRGEVRGLVLKSWARDGDANSAWRLSVPGWSRSGMDMPQ, encoded by the coding sequence ATGATCCCCCTGCTCAGCGTGGTCGTCCCGGTCTACAACGTGGAGCCGTACATCACGGAATGCCTGAAGTCGCTGGCCGCGCAGACGCTGGACGACATCGAGGTCGTCCTGGTCGACGACGGATCCTCGGACGGCAGCCGGCGCATCGCCGAGGACTTCGCCGCGCAGGACGACCGCTTCGTCCTGCTCGGGCAGCGGAACCTGGGGCCGGGGCCGGCCCGCAACGCGGGGCTCAGGCAGGCCCGGGGCACGTACCTGGCCTTCGCCGACAGCGACGACGTCGTGCCACCGGACGCGTACCGGCGGCTCGTGGACACGCTCGCGGAGACCGGCTCGGACCTCGCGTGCGGTGCGGTGGGGCGGCTCGTGGACGGCGTGCTGGAGGAGTCGACCCTGCACGAGAAGGCGTTCAGGCGGCCGGAGCTGTGCACGCACATCACCGACAAGCAGGTCCTCGTCAGGGACCGCACGGTCTGGAACAAGGTCTACCGGCGCGACTTCTGGGAGCGCGGCGGTCTGGCGTTCGCCCCGGGCATCTACGAGGACGTGCCCGTCGCCATGCAGGCGCACGTCCTGGCCACCAGCGTGGACATGATCGGCGACGTGGTCTACCACTGGCGCAAGCGCGACGCGGGGGAGACCTCGATCACGCAGCGCCGGGCCGAGCTGCCCAACCTGTACGAGCGCCTGGCGGCCATCCGCTCGGTCCGCGCCTTCCTCGACGAGCGGGCGCCCGAGCTGCTCGACGGCTTCGACGCGCTGGTGCTGGAGAAGGACATCATCTTCCTGTTCCAGGCGCTGGAGGCGTGCGAGGAGAGCGGGCCGCTGCTGCAGCTGGCCGACGCGTGGCTGACCACGCTGAGCCCGAGGGCGCTGGCCACCGCGCCGTCGCTGCGCCGCCTGGAGCTGCACCTGATCAGGCGCGGCATGGTGGACGAGCTGCGGCAGGTGCGAGAGTTCCGGCGCGCCTGCGAGGACGGCACCCGCATCGTTCCGCGCGGCCGGCGCACCACCAACTGGTACGGCGACTACCCGTTCTTCCGCAAACGCCGCCGGCTCCGCATCCCCGACGAGGTGTTCGACGCCCGCGACGAGGTCAGGCTGGTCGCCAGGGTCGAGGAGTGCACCTGGACCGGCGCCGAGTACCACCTGCGCGGCCAGGTCGCGTTCCACCGGGTCGACCGCAAGGTGAGCAAGGTCGACCTGTGGCTCAGCGACGGCCGTCGCCGGGTGCCGCTGGAGGTGCGCCGGACGGGCCGCCACGGCATGGCCGCGACCGTCGATCCCGAGCGGCTCCAGGGCGGCGGGCCGAGCTGGCGTCTCCAGGTGCGCGGCGAGGTCCGCGGCCTGGTGCTCAAGAGCTGGGCCAGGGACGGCGACGCGAACTCCGCGTGGCGGCTGTCCGTGCCGGGTTGGTCAAGAAGCGGCATGGACATGCCCCAGTAG
- a CDS encoding GNAT family N-acetyltransferase has product MLRSVRDDDLPVMRRWRNHPRVRAASFTTHEISEDEHARWWEITRADARKLVLIYDHEEGAAGVVTYSGLSSESATWGFYLDLDGLDQSGALLRVWVGLERAAIEYAFGPLGLTTLRGEVLACNEAARRLHRRFGFVEAGAYRRDVDGVPRDVVTIRLSKEHA; this is encoded by the coding sequence GTGCTGAGAAGCGTCCGGGACGACGATCTGCCGGTCATGCGCCGATGGCGCAACCATCCACGCGTGCGGGCAGCCAGCTTCACCACGCACGAGATCTCCGAGGACGAGCACGCCCGCTGGTGGGAGATCACCCGCGCCGACGCGCGCAAGCTTGTGCTGATCTACGACCACGAGGAGGGGGCCGCGGGCGTGGTCACCTACTCGGGCCTGTCGTCCGAGAGCGCCACCTGGGGCTTCTACCTCGACCTTGACGGGCTGGACCAGTCGGGGGCGCTGCTTCGGGTGTGGGTCGGCCTGGAGCGGGCGGCCATCGAGTACGCCTTCGGGCCGCTCGGGCTGACGACGCTCCGCGGCGAGGTGCTGGCCTGCAACGAGGCGGCCCGGCGGCTGCACAGGCGGTTCGGGTTCGTGGAGGCCGGGGCCTACCGGCGGGACGTCGACGGGGTGCCGCGAGACGTTGTGACCATCAGGCTCAGTAAGGAGCACGCATGA